In one window of Flavobacterium ginsengisoli DNA:
- a CDS encoding glycoside hydrolase family 3 C-terminal domain-containing protein, translating to MLHGYLDEGSTAFPMNIGLGATWDTSVLDKVGKVIGMEARAHGVHFGFGPNLDLGREPRWGRVAETFGEDAFLNSEIGLAFIKGLQGDDLKSDRSIIAEPKHFAVHGIPQAGGNSSPILVGERSAREDHLPSFQKAFTKGGALGTMCAYSELDGIPCAANHWLLTDVLRNEWGFKGLVVSDLGAIKYIQTTHKVADSPKDAIREAVSAGVDMQFYDFSNEFWQNTIIELVNEKKLTMENIDRAAGAVLRLKFLLGLFENPYTDKNLIKERFHTKENQAVALEATQKSMVLLKNDNNILPLSKNLKNIAVIGPNANASRLGGYAPKNSVGMTVYEGVQQIMGKTANVVYQEGVPLIVKGQAIPSKYLFTSDGSQNGLKGEYFNNRELQGTPALTRIDSQLEFDWPWAPGDGVNVDDFSIRWTGYIQSDKSFDGWLGLSSDDGIRMWVDDQLVIDNWTKGATSIVTTPKNIEAGKKYKVRIEMWEGGWGARAHLRWNLEKVDMQPAIYAAKKADVAIVVLGESNELVEENRDVASLDLHGMQQELIEAIQKTGTPVVCVLLNGRPLSTNWIAENIPAVLEGWFPGELGGRAVADVLFGDYNPGGRLPITVPKSVGQLPIYYNQKPSAIHKYVAESEHPLYSFGYGLSYTKFEYSNLKISANEIKPDGDVKVSVDVKNTGNLDGDEVVQLYVNDVYSSVTTPEKTLRGFKRLNIKKGETKNVEFTLTKDELGLYNRQMKFVVEPGDFEVMVGGNSIDLLKTKFKVSN from the coding sequence ATGCTTCACGGATATTTAGACGAAGGAAGCACTGCTTTTCCAATGAACATTGGACTTGGAGCAACTTGGGATACTTCTGTTTTAGACAAAGTGGGTAAAGTTATTGGTATGGAAGCCAGAGCTCATGGAGTTCATTTTGGTTTTGGACCAAACTTAGATTTAGGACGCGAGCCAAGATGGGGAAGAGTTGCAGAAACTTTTGGTGAAGATGCATTTTTAAACAGTGAAATTGGTTTGGCATTCATCAAAGGATTACAAGGAGACGATTTAAAATCGGATCGTTCTATTATTGCTGAGCCTAAACACTTCGCAGTTCACGGTATTCCACAGGCAGGAGGAAATTCTTCTCCAATTTTAGTTGGAGAACGTTCTGCTAGAGAAGATCATTTGCCATCTTTCCAAAAAGCATTTACAAAAGGCGGCGCATTGGGAACAATGTGCGCATATTCTGAGTTAGACGGAATTCCTTGTGCAGCAAATCACTGGTTATTGACTGATGTTTTGAGAAACGAATGGGGTTTTAAAGGACTTGTAGTTTCAGATTTAGGAGCAATTAAATACATTCAGACAACTCACAAAGTGGCTGATTCTCCAAAAGATGCGATTAGAGAAGCTGTTTCTGCAGGAGTTGATATGCAGTTTTACGATTTTTCTAATGAATTCTGGCAAAATACAATTATTGAATTAGTAAATGAAAAGAAATTGACAATGGAGAACATCGACCGTGCAGCGGGAGCAGTTTTACGTTTGAAATTTTTATTGGGTCTATTTGAAAATCCGTACACAGATAAAAACTTGATTAAAGAGCGTTTTCATACTAAAGAAAACCAAGCTGTTGCTTTAGAAGCGACTCAAAAATCAATGGTTTTATTAAAAAATGACAATAATATTTTACCATTAAGTAAAAATCTTAAAAACATTGCTGTTATCGGGCCAAATGCAAACGCTTCAAGACTTGGAGGTTATGCTCCTAAAAACAGCGTTGGAATGACGGTTTACGAAGGTGTGCAACAAATAATGGGAAAAACAGCAAATGTTGTTTACCAAGAAGGTGTTCCTTTGATCGTAAAGGGTCAGGCTATTCCATCTAAATATTTATTCACTTCAGACGGATCTCAAAACGGATTAAAGGGAGAATATTTCAATAACAGAGAGCTACAAGGAACTCCAGCTTTAACTCGTATTGACAGCCAATTAGAATTTGACTGGCCTTGGGCTCCTGGCGATGGTGTAAATGTGGATGATTTTTCTATTCGTTGGACGGGCTATATTCAATCAGACAAATCGTTTGATGGTTGGTTAGGTTTAAGTTCAGATGACGGAATCAGAATGTGGGTTGATGATCAATTGGTTATCGACAACTGGACAAAAGGAGCAACAAGCATTGTTACCACTCCTAAAAATATTGAAGCAGGAAAGAAATACAAAGTCCGCATTGAAATGTGGGAAGGCGGCTGGGGAGCTAGAGCTCACTTACGTTGGAACTTAGAAAAAGTAGACATGCAGCCAGCAATCTATGCCGCTAAAAAAGCAGATGTTGCAATTGTAGTTTTAGGAGAATCAAACGAATTGGTTGAGGAAAATAGAGACGTTGCAAGCTTGGATTTGCACGGAATGCAACAAGAATTGATTGAAGCGATTCAAAAAACAGGAACTCCAGTAGTTTGTGTGTTATTAAACGGCCGTCCGCTTTCGACAAACTGGATTGCTGAAAATATTCCAGCAGTTTTAGAAGGATGGTTTCCAGGAGAATTAGGAGGAAGAGCTGTAGCAGATGTTTTATTTGGAGATTACAATCCAGGTGGTAGATTACCGATTACGGTTCCAAAATCGGTTGGACAGTTACCTATATATTATAATCAAAAGCCGTCTGCGATACATAAATACGTTGCAGAAAGCGAACACCCTCTATATTCATTCGGTTACGGATTGAGTTACACGAAGTTTGAATATTCTAATTTAAAAATCAGTGCAAACGAAATCAAACCAGACGGAGACGTAAAAGTTTCTGTTGATGTGAAAAACACCGGAAATTTAGATGGAGATGAAGTTGTACAATTATATGTAAATGATGTTTACAGTTCTGTAACAACTCCAGAGAAAACTTTAAGAGGTTTTAAACGATTAAACATTAAAAAAGGAGAAACAAAAAATGTTGAATTTACACTTACAAAGGACGAATTAGGCCTGTATAACAGGCAAATGAAGTTTGTTGTAGAGCCAGGAGACTTCGAAGTAATGGTTGGCGGAAACTCAATAGATCTTCTAAAAACCAAATTCAAGGTTTCTAACTAA
- a CDS encoding SusC/RagA family TonB-linked outer membrane protein — MIKSVLKLLFVICLFGFQSLQAQTTVKGTITDAQSGIPIPGANIIVKGTKTSASSDFDGKYSINVPNQSAVLVFTYVGSSTKEVAVGSQSTINVSLGPDTQQLGEVVVTALGIKREKKAITYSAQNVSVDELSEARSLNVANSLSGKVAGLNFSTTSNGVGSSSRITLRGNRSLNGNNQPLYVVDGVPISNGTTNTNPDIDTGGTTQPDGISNINPEDIASMTVLKGPSAAALYGSRASNGVIVITTKSGKSGKTSVSLSSNFMASSAYNLMNLQNEYGQGTNGNYVSNSSSSWGAPLDGRQVSAWQLVRNPNYAGPATQSYSPQPNNVIDFYKTGYNLANTLTVTAGNEKAQGYFSYTNTRAEGIVGGNQMDRHNLNLRLTSKISDKLSLDVKTNYIVQDIDNLLRTGEESIGTSAYLLPRSIAYRDYKDFEYIDAAGQRQVNYFLDETGAPGGNPFWSALRDDARTDKRNRFIGLASLKYEFTKTLSLQGRAGLDQMTNKNVRNRYATAAFNSNLGSYSESYETVSELNIDALLSYNEKFGDFSIGLNAGASSLQQNSSALNSGGVLSKRNYFALSNVQTVQSTSTASEKRINSVYGFGQIGFRNYLFLDLTARNDWSSTLPTDYFYPSFGLSAVLSDMFTLPEVISFAKLRASYAEVGNDTDPYQTQQRFSYIGGNGGMLYGQNTKANPNLKPEISSSTEFGADVRFFNNRLGLDFTYFKTLTNNQIFYINTPESSGYSRAIVNGGDIENKGIEFTLTATPIQTENFTWDITANYASYKSKVKSIFEGRDELVIGEGRLVRSKVVQGGEYGDLYIKGFQRNDAGEILVNSAGIPLATNGFDVRAGNFNPDWTAGFKNNFKYKDFSLSFLVDFRIGGEVISYTQARQAGLGVSDITLAGRNGGIIVDGVVDNGNGTYTKNTTSINAEQYWTAIGQRTPIAEPFIYDATNIRLRELVFGYSMPKRLLGNSGFTSIDFSLVGRNLFFFLNKAKYFDPEAGAGTGNLQGIESFNIPSTRDYGVNVKFGF; from the coding sequence ATGATTAAAAGCGTACTAAAATTACTGTTTGTCATATGCCTTTTTGGGTTTCAAAGCCTACAAGCGCAGACAACAGTAAAAGGAACGATAACAGATGCTCAAAGCGGAATTCCAATTCCTGGAGCAAATATTATTGTTAAAGGAACTAAAACAAGTGCTTCATCAGATTTTGATGGTAAATACAGCATTAATGTTCCTAATCAATCAGCAGTTTTAGTTTTTACTTATGTAGGATCTTCTACAAAAGAAGTTGCTGTTGGATCACAATCTACAATTAACGTATCTTTAGGTCCAGATACACAGCAATTAGGAGAGGTAGTTGTTACTGCTCTTGGTATTAAAAGAGAGAAAAAAGCAATTACATATTCTGCGCAGAATGTTTCTGTAGACGAATTGTCTGAAGCAAGATCATTAAACGTTGCCAACTCACTTTCTGGTAAAGTTGCTGGTCTTAACTTCTCTACAACTTCTAATGGTGTTGGTTCTTCTTCTAGAATTACATTAAGAGGTAACAGATCTCTTAACGGAAACAACCAGCCTCTTTATGTAGTAGATGGTGTGCCAATTAGTAACGGAACAACTAATACAAATCCTGATATTGATACAGGAGGAACAACACAGCCTGATGGTATCTCAAACATTAACCCTGAAGATATTGCTTCGATGACTGTTTTGAAAGGACCATCTGCAGCGGCTCTTTACGGTTCTAGAGCATCAAATGGTGTAATCGTAATTACGACTAAATCTGGTAAATCTGGAAAAACTTCAGTTTCGTTATCATCTAACTTTATGGCATCTTCTGCTTATAACTTGATGAATTTACAAAATGAGTACGGACAAGGTACAAACGGAAATTATGTTTCTAACTCAAGCTCAAGCTGGGGTGCACCTCTAGACGGACGTCAGGTATCTGCTTGGCAGTTAGTTCGTAATCCAAATTATGCTGGACCAGCTACACAAAGCTATTCTCCACAGCCAAATAACGTTATTGATTTCTACAAAACAGGTTATAACTTGGCAAACACGTTAACAGTTACTGCTGGTAACGAAAAAGCACAAGGTTATTTCTCTTATACTAACACACGTGCTGAAGGTATTGTTGGAGGAAACCAAATGGACAGACACAATCTTAACTTAAGATTGACAAGCAAAATTTCTGATAAATTATCTTTAGATGTAAAAACAAACTACATCGTTCAAGATATTGATAACTTATTGAGAACTGGTGAAGAATCTATCGGAACATCTGCTTATTTATTGCCTCGTAGTATCGCTTATAGAGATTACAAAGACTTCGAATATATTGATGCTGCAGGACAAAGACAAGTAAACTATTTCCTTGACGAAACAGGAGCTCCAGGTGGAAACCCATTTTGGTCTGCTTTAAGAGATGATGCTCGTACAGATAAAAGAAATAGATTTATTGGTTTAGCTTCTCTTAAATATGAGTTTACAAAAACTTTAAGTTTACAAGGTAGAGCAGGTTTAGACCAAATGACAAACAAAAACGTAAGAAACAGATATGCAACAGCTGCTTTCAACAGCAACTTAGGTTCTTATAGCGAATCTTATGAAACAGTAAGCGAATTAAACATTGATGCTTTACTTTCTTACAACGAAAAATTCGGAGATTTCTCTATTGGTCTTAACGCTGGTGCGAGTTCATTGCAACAAAATAGTTCAGCTTTAAATTCTGGTGGGGTATTAAGTAAAAGAAATTACTTCGCATTATCAAACGTGCAAACAGTTCAATCTACTTCTACAGCTTCAGAAAAAAGAATTAACTCTGTTTACGGATTTGGTCAAATTGGTTTCAGAAACTATTTATTCTTAGATTTAACAGCTAGAAATGACTGGTCTTCTACACTACCAACAGATTATTTCTATCCATCTTTCGGACTTTCTGCTGTTCTTTCTGATATGTTTACATTGCCAGAAGTAATTAGTTTTGCTAAATTAAGAGCTTCTTACGCAGAAGTTGGTAACGATACAGATCCGTATCAAACACAACAAAGATTCTCTTACATTGGAGGAAATGGTGGTATGTTATACGGACAAAACACAAAAGCAAATCCAAACTTAAAACCTGAGATTTCTTCTTCTACAGAGTTTGGTGCTGATGTTAGATTTTTCAATAATCGTTTAGGTTTAGATTTTACATACTTTAAGACATTAACTAATAATCAAATTTTCTACATCAATACTCCTGAATCTTCTGGATATTCTAGAGCAATCGTAAATGGTGGAGATATTGAGAATAAAGGTATCGAGTTCACACTTACTGCAACTCCAATTCAAACAGAAAACTTTACTTGGGATATTACAGCAAACTACGCTTCTTACAAGTCAAAAGTAAAATCTATCTTTGAAGGAAGAGATGAGTTAGTAATTGGTGAAGGACGTTTAGTTAGAAGTAAAGTTGTTCAAGGTGGTGAGTATGGTGATTTATACATTAAAGGTTTCCAAAGAAATGATGCTGGAGAAATCCTTGTAAATAGTGCTGGTATTCCATTAGCAACAAATGGTTTTGATGTTCGTGCTGGTAACTTTAATCCAGATTGGACTGCAGGTTTCAAGAACAACTTCAAATACAAAGATTTCTCTTTAAGCTTCTTAGTTGATTTCAGAATTGGTGGTGAAGTTATTTCATACACTCAAGCTAGACAAGCTGGTTTAGGGGTAAGCGATATCACTTTAGCAGGAAGAAATGGCGGAATCATTGTTGATGGTGTTGTAGATAACGGAAACGGAACTTACACTAAAAACACAACAAGCATTAACGCTGAACAATATTGGACAGCTATCGGACAAAGAACTCCAATTGCAGAACCATTTATTTATGATGCAACAAACATCAGATTAAGAGAACTTGTTTTTGGTTACTCAATGCCAAAACGTTTATTAGGTAACTCAGGATTTACAAGCATCGATTTCTCATTAGTAGGTAGAAACTTGTTCTTCTTCTTAAACAAAGCTAAGTACTTTGATCCAGAAGCTGGTGCAGGTACAGGTAACTTACAAGGAATAGAATCTTTCAACATTCCATCAACGAGAGATTATGGAGTGAATGTTAAATTCGGATTTTAA
- a CDS encoding SusD/RagB family nutrient-binding outer membrane lipoprotein has product MKYSFKIKTLGVALMAVSILSSCTGDFDEINKDPNSLTEDQLDATLAGPAFASALYAGIHNGSYSSPGVDDHGTWGIATGILPSTFVQYNSVPYGTERNAFVNGYEGRAWSKFYTVAVPALNNAIKASEGNAEALAVLKIWKVFMYNQMVDAYGPLPYTQAGNGKESVSYDSVDFIYDDFFKLLNEANATLASASMTSVASLAPNDRVYAGSVDKWRVFGNSLRLRLALRISDKDPARAKTQAEAAVAAGVMQTNDQSAYFKVSNITPNNLNMIVNSWGYVMTSSMESILVGYNDPRLAKWFSPIDTGVYRGKPVGGLQDQFGATKFSTFNNDVLGNGATNTLSETKNIEIFMASENYLSRAEGALNGWNMGGDAKTLYETGIRLSMLQWGITDATAINAYISGSTLPTLPNVLTVYPTLDLQDIPVKLPVAWSSTESNQRTQIAVQKYLAIFPESWESWADLRRSDAKVIYPVLNTDNPDAGVGKSLMKRIIYTTNEYSSNKSGVDEGISKLGGPDSGGTRLWWDTK; this is encoded by the coding sequence ATGAAATATAGTTTTAAAATAAAAACATTAGGAGTTGCATTAATGGCAGTTTCGATTTTATCAAGCTGTACTGGCGATTTTGATGAAATAAACAAAGATCCTAATTCATTAACTGAAGATCAGTTGGATGCAACATTAGCCGGTCCAGCATTTGCATCTGCATTATATGCGGGAATTCACAACGGCTCTTATTCGTCTCCAGGAGTTGATGATCATGGAACATGGGGTATTGCAACTGGTATTCTGCCATCCACTTTTGTGCAATATAATAGTGTTCCTTATGGTACAGAAAGAAATGCTTTTGTTAATGGGTATGAAGGACGTGCATGGTCAAAATTTTATACTGTTGCAGTTCCAGCTTTAAACAATGCAATTAAAGCATCTGAAGGAAATGCAGAAGCTCTAGCAGTATTAAAAATTTGGAAAGTTTTTATGTACAACCAAATGGTTGATGCTTATGGACCACTTCCTTACACTCAGGCTGGTAATGGTAAAGAAAGTGTATCTTATGATAGTGTAGATTTTATTTACGATGATTTCTTTAAATTATTAAACGAGGCAAATGCAACATTAGCTTCTGCTTCTATGACCTCTGTTGCCTCTCTTGCACCAAATGATAGAGTTTATGCAGGAAGTGTTGACAAATGGAGAGTTTTTGGAAATAGTTTGAGATTACGTTTAGCTTTAAGAATTTCTGACAAAGATCCTGCAAGAGCAAAAACTCAAGCTGAAGCTGCAGTAGCAGCAGGAGTTATGCAAACAAACGATCAAAGTGCATATTTTAAAGTTAGTAACATTACTCCAAACAATTTAAACATGATTGTAAACAGCTGGGGCTATGTAATGACTTCTTCTATGGAAAGTATTTTAGTAGGATACAACGATCCGCGTTTAGCAAAATGGTTCTCTCCAATTGATACAGGCGTTTATAGAGGAAAACCAGTTGGAGGATTACAAGATCAGTTTGGAGCTACTAAATTCTCTACTTTTAATAATGATGTTTTAGGAAATGGGGCAACTAACACACTTAGCGAAACTAAAAACATCGAAATCTTTATGGCTTCTGAAAACTACTTAAGTAGAGCAGAAGGAGCTTTAAATGGATGGAATATGGGCGGAGATGCTAAAACGTTGTATGAGACTGGTATTAGATTATCTATGTTACAATGGGGAATTACTGATGCAACAGCAATTAATGCTTATATTTCAGGATCAACTTTACCAACTTTACCAAACGTTTTAACAGTATATCCAACATTAGATTTACAAGATATTCCAGTAAAATTGCCAGTTGCTTGGTCTTCAACAGAATCAAATCAAAGAACACAAATTGCAGTTCAAAAGTACTTAGCAATTTTCCCTGAATCTTGGGAATCTTGGGCAGATTTACGTAGAAGCGATGCTAAAGTTATCTATCCAGTTTTAAATACAGATAATCCTGATGCTGGAGTTGGTAAATCTTTAATGAAAAGAATTATTTACACGACAAATGAGTACTCATCAAACAAATCTGGTGTAGATGAAGGAATCTCTAAATTAGGAGGTCCAGATTCTGGTGGAACAAGACTTTGGTGGGACACAAAATAA
- a CDS encoding exo-alpha-sialidase, whose amino-acid sequence MILKTKYTVAALFALFLFSNGIKAQIKAVNIESSYIADPPVTTNSHASTLVEYKPNEILATWFGGKYEGAKDVGIYISAYKDKKWSAPKELIQPLIKNGDTLPCWNPVLFKSKSQNLYLFYKIGKNPREWFGAMMISKDNGTTWGEPKYLPEGILGPIRNKPIETTPGVILCGSEHRKCEYRRMARAC is encoded by the coding sequence ATGATTTTAAAGACAAAATATACTGTTGCAGCATTGTTTGCTTTATTTCTTTTTTCTAATGGAATAAAAGCGCAAATAAAGGCTGTAAATATCGAAAGCAGTTATATTGCAGATCCGCCTGTTACAACCAATAGCCACGCTTCAACTTTGGTTGAATACAAACCAAACGAAATTTTAGCGACTTGGTTTGGCGGAAAATATGAAGGTGCAAAAGATGTCGGAATTTACATTTCGGCTTATAAAGACAAGAAATGGTCTGCACCAAAAGAATTGATTCAGCCATTGATTAAAAACGGAGATACACTTCCTTGTTGGAATCCGGTTTTGTTTAAAAGCAAAAGTCAGAATTTATATTTGTTTTATAAAATTGGAAAAAATCCAAGAGAATGGTTTGGTGCTATGATGATTTCGAAAGATAACGGAACAACATGGGGAGAGCCAAAATATCTTCCAGAAGGAATTTTAGGTCCAATTCGGAACAAACCAATCGAAACTACTCCTGGCGTAATTTTATGTGGAAGCGAGCACAGAAAGTGTGAGTACAGACGAATGGCGCGTGCATGTTGA
- a CDS encoding exo-alpha-sialidase, whose translation MSTDEWRVHVEEYTEATDSWKKIAVENNQNFDIIQPTFLIHSKSDIQMLSRSKHNKVISSWSGDNGKSWIRTNTINVINSNSGIDALTINKNLFLLVNNPLPIGKDWFNGRNILDVEYSKDGLKWTKLFDLEKEEKGEFSYPAIIQTTDKRIHILYTYDRKYIKHTSFELSL comes from the coding sequence GTGAGTACAGACGAATGGCGCGTGCATGTTGAAGAATATACAGAAGCAACAGATTCTTGGAAGAAAATAGCGGTAGAAAACAATCAGAATTTCGATATCATTCAGCCCACATTTTTAATTCATAGCAAAAGCGATATTCAGATGCTGTCTCGAAGCAAACACAATAAAGTAATTTCGAGCTGGTCAGGAGACAATGGTAAAAGCTGGATTAGAACCAATACGATAAATGTCATTAATTCCAATTCGGGTATCGATGCTTTAACAATCAATAAAAATTTGTTTTTACTGGTAAACAATCCACTTCCAATTGGAAAAGACTGGTTTAACGGACGTAATATTTTAGACGTAGAATATTCTAAAGATGGTTTAAAATGGACTAAATTATTCGATCTAGAAAAAGAAGAAAAAGGAGAATTCAGTTATCCAGCCATAATCCAGACCACAGACAAAAGAATACACATTTTGTATACTTATGATCGAAAATATATTAAACATACTTCTTTTGAGCTTAGTCTATAA
- a CDS encoding M20/M25/M40 family metallo-hydrolase, whose translation MQTLKHFLPAILFFSIQLNAQSNDMSKTFYKHDKYLSSDKLEGRFVGTKGNNDAAAYIKKYFEKYGLQQFKDSYYQPFKVFVKEGINKMKSDTVATQNVVGYIEGSDPNLKNEYIVIGAHYDHWGWGGQGSGSKKKEAFAIHNGADDNASGVSALLCILEEISKQKVKPKRSIIFISFSGEEEGLLGSKYFINHPPVSKEAIKVMLNMDMVGRLNDKKELYMGGAGTFPNGVELMKKLQENSGLNPVIHAGDVGGSDHVSFYKESISAVGFHTGGHPQYHTPDDDIELINSNGGALVAKYIYNVLIQIANYEEALVFIKQN comes from the coding sequence ATGCAAACTTTAAAACACTTTCTTCCAGCAATTTTATTTTTTAGTATTCAATTGAATGCTCAAAGTAATGACATGTCTAAGACCTTTTACAAACATGACAAATATCTTTCATCAGATAAATTAGAAGGTCGCTTTGTGGGAACTAAAGGAAATAATGATGCAGCTGCATATATCAAAAAATATTTTGAGAAATATGGTTTACAGCAATTCAAAGATAGTTACTATCAGCCTTTCAAAGTATTTGTTAAAGAAGGAATCAATAAAATGAAATCGGATACAGTGGCAACGCAAAATGTTGTGGGTTATATTGAAGGTTCAGATCCTAATTTAAAAAACGAATACATAGTAATCGGAGCGCATTACGATCACTGGGGCTGGGGCGGACAAGGTTCTGGAAGTAAAAAGAAAGAGGCTTTTGCCATTCATAACGGAGCAGATGATAATGCGTCGGGAGTTTCAGCTTTGTTGTGCATTTTAGAAGAAATTTCGAAACAAAAAGTAAAACCAAAAAGAAGCATCATTTTTATTTCGTTTAGTGGAGAAGAAGAAGGATTACTCGGTTCAAAGTATTTTATTAATCACCCTCCAGTTTCAAAAGAAGCCATAAAAGTAATGCTCAATATGGATATGGTCGGAAGATTGAACGATAAAAAAGAGCTTTATATGGGTGGAGCAGGAACTTTTCCGAACGGTGTAGAATTAATGAAAAAACTGCAAGAAAACTCAGGATTAAACCCTGTTATTCATGCGGGAGATGTCGGTGGTTCAGATCATGTTTCTTTTTACAAAGAATCCATTTCAGCAGTTGGTTTTCATACAGGCGGACATCCGCAATACCATACGCCAGATGATGATATTGAGCTGATTAATTCAAATGGAGGAGCGTTAGTTGCTAAATATATTTATAATGTGCTCATACAAATTGCCAATTATGAAGAAGCTTTGGTTTTTATCAAACAGAATTAA
- a CDS encoding winged helix-turn-helix transcriptional regulator, producing MTAIKESSTIQENKQYALEKCPVTFVMEKIGGYWKPIILYHLSTGDKRYSELKRAIPAVTEKMLIQHLKQLEADGLVIREAKPVVPPFVTYRLSNAGTGLLPVIDAMASWAFKMKDGVYNI from the coding sequence ATGACAGCAATTAAAGAATCGTCTACTATTCAGGAAAACAAGCAGTATGCGTTGGAAAAATGTCCTGTAACTTTTGTTATGGAGAAAATTGGAGGCTACTGGAAACCTATTATTTTATATCATTTATCAACTGGAGATAAACGTTACAGCGAATTAAAAAGAGCAATTCCCGCTGTAACAGAAAAAATGCTTATTCAGCATTTAAAACAGCTAGAAGCAGATGGATTGGTCATTCGTGAAGCAAAACCCGTTGTACCTCCATTTGTAACTTATAGATTAAGTAATGCAGGAACTGGCCTGCTGCCCGTTATTGATGCTATGGCTTCATGGGCTTTCAAAATGAAAGACGGTGTCTATAACATTTAA
- a CDS encoding SDR family oxidoreductase — MKIIISGSLGNIGKPLTAQLVQSGHDVTVISSNADRKSAIEDLGAKAAIGSVSDADFLSKTFAGADALFAMTPPNMGGVNIIKNTTDAGTAFAKAIQTANIKRVVMLSKHWSRFTNRKWANCRFV; from the coding sequence ATGAAAATTATAATCTCAGGTTCATTAGGAAACATAGGAAAGCCACTAACGGCACAATTAGTACAATCAGGTCACGATGTAACCGTTATAAGCAGTAATGCAGATAGAAAATCTGCTATTGAAGATTTAGGTGCAAAAGCCGCAATAGGATCAGTTAGCGATGCTGATTTTCTTTCTAAAACTTTTGCTGGTGCAGATGCTCTTTTTGCTATGACTCCTCCAAATATGGGTGGAGTAAATATTATTAAAAATACTACAGATGCTGGTACCGCTTTCGCGAAAGCAATCCAAACAGCAAACATTAAAAGAGTGGTAATGTTAAGCAAGCATTGGAGCAGATTTACCAATAGGAAATGGGCCAATTGCAGGTTTGTATAA
- a CDS encoding ArsR/SmtB family transcription factor encodes MDNNSCIRQKADIKQINRCKERISELHNSFDYLSNGLELAGNNVRLRILFLLYEEKRLCVCDLSDILNMTISAVSQHLRKLKDRKLIITEREAQTIFYSLTEEYEKMLNPFFKILNDNKIFETNENE; translated from the coding sequence ATGGACAATAATTCTTGTATTAGGCAAAAGGCAGACATTAAACAAATTAATCGTTGTAAGGAACGAATTTCGGAGCTGCATAATTCTTTTGATTATTTATCGAATGGACTTGAATTGGCAGGAAATAATGTAAGATTGAGAATTTTATTTCTGCTTTATGAAGAAAAACGGCTTTGTGTTTGTGATTTAAGCGATATTCTAAACATGACAATTTCTGCTGTTTCTCAACATCTTCGAAAACTCAAAGATCGAAAGCTTATCATAACTGAAAGAGAAGCACAAACTATTTTTTATTCATTGACAGAAGAGTATGAAAAAATGTTGAATCCATTTTTTAAAATACTTAACGATAACAAAATTTTCGAAACAAATGAAAATGAATAA